A part of Sebastes umbrosus isolate fSebUmb1 chromosome 21, fSebUmb1.pri, whole genome shotgun sequence genomic DNA contains:
- the nck1b gene encoding cytoplasmic protein NCK1 isoform X2, which yields MDMANLFKHFFRIGKVKSRKGGMRDTASNADTDMYADNGERLYDLNLPALVKFSYTAEREDELSLVKGTRVVVMEKCSDGWWRGSYSGRSGWFPSNYVTEDMDGTAGGGGMGGLGDTAGSLTEKLTAVMNSTTNGNRVLHTVQALYPFSSGNDEELNFEKGEVMEVVEKPENDPEWWKCRKADGQLGLVPKNYVTVLDSTSHKPGAGPAGPPTPDCDYISPSTIGRFAGKEWYYGKVTRHQAEVALNQRGVEGDFLIRDSESSPNDFSISLKAQSKNKHFKVQLKETLYCIGQRKFNSMEELVEHYKKAPIFTSEQGDKLYLIKALAAS from the exons GAATTGGGAAGGTGAAGAGCAGAAAGGGGGGGATGAGAGACACAGCCTCCAACGCAGACACGGACATGTACGCAGATAATGGCGAGCGGCTGTACGACCTCAACCTGCCCGCGCTGGTGAAGTTCAGCTACACAGCGGAGCGCGAGGACGAGCTGTCTCTGGTTAAAGGCACGCgggtggtggtgatggagaAGTGCAGCGACGGCTGGTGGCGTGGCAGCTACAGCGGACGGTCTGGCTGGTTTCCGTCCAACTACGTGACGGAGGACATGGATGGGACGGCGGGGGGAGGAGGCATGGGTGGACTCGGAGACACGGCCGGATCGCTAACGGAGAAGCTGACGGCCGTGATGAACAGCACCACGAACGGGAACAGGGTGCTGCACACGGTCCAGGCGCTCTACCCTTTCAGCTCGGGCAACGACGAGGAGCTGAACTTTGAGAAGGGCGAGGTGATGGAGGTCGTGGAGAAGCCCGAGAACGACCCGGAGTGGTGGAAGTGTCGCAAAGCGGACGGACAGCTGGGCTTGGTGCCTAAAAATTATGTCACTGTGCTGGACTCCACCTCCCATAAACCCGGCGCGGGGCCTGCCGGGCCGCCCACACCTGACTGTGACTACATCTCGCCCTCGACCATCGGGCGCTTCGCGGGGAAGGAGTGGTACTACGGAAAGGTGACACGCCACCAGGCGGAGGTGGCCCTCAACCAGAGAGGCGTAGAGGGAGACTTCCTCATCCGAGACAGCGAGTCATCG CCAAACGACTTCTCCATCTCCCTGAAGGCGCAGAGCAAGAACAAGCATTTCAAAGTGCAGCTGAAGGAAACCCTTTACTGCATTGGACAGCGCAAGTTCAACTCTATGGAAGAGCTTGTTGAACACTACAAAAAGGCCCCCATCTTCACCAGTGAGCAGGGAGACAAACTGTACCTGATCAAGGCCCTGGCTGCCTCCTGA
- the bdh1 gene encoding D-beta-hydroxybutyrate dehydrogenase, mitochondrial: MAPLSVFRVALLVSCSVFLTVLLGFGLPALLNVLMRMLGIPETSVTECIVVLYLLFVLYVATPRIPRGLVQVEGKAVFITGCDSGFGHALAKHLHKLGFTVFAGCLFKDKGGEGAKELEEFQSDRMKVVQLDVCSEEQVNQAAEYIKENLEDSERGLWAVVNNAGVSAFGEVEFTSVDTYKQVSEVNLWGTIRVTKALLPLIRRAKGRVVNLASMYGRMGNALRSPYCVSKYGVEAFSDCLRYEMKTWGVKVSIVEPGNFIVATGILTREIVTTTANKLWSEAPSQVKEDYGKAHFEKHMALMRSYCNSGQKDVAPVLDDITDAIMSKRPYTRYNPMEPHWWIRVQLMTHLPGAISDLLYF, encoded by the exons ATGGCTCCGCTCTCCGTGTTCCGAGTGGCTCTTCTGGTGTCGTGTTCAGTGTTTCTGACTGTTttgttgggttttggactgccTGCTCTGCTGAACGTGTTGATGAGGATGTTGGGGATACCGGAGACGAGTGTAACCGAGTGCATTGTTGTGCTGTATTTACTTTTCGTGCTGTACGTGGCGACGCCTCGAATTCCAAGAGGATTGGTGCAG gTGGAGGGGAAAGCTGTGTTTATTACAGGTTGTGACAGTGGATTTGGTCATGCACTTGCCAAACATCTACACAAGCTTGGCTTCACGGTCTTTGCTGGATGTCTTTTTAAG GATAAAGGTGGAGAGGGTGCAAAGGAACTGGAAGAATTTCAGTCAGATCGCATGAAGGTAGTCCAGCTGGATGTCTGCAGTGAAGAGCAAGTGAACCAGGCTGCGGAATACATCAAAGAAAACCTGGAGGACTCAGAAAGAG GTCTGTGGGCTGTGGTGAACAACGCTGGTGTGTCAGCGTTCGGAGAAGTAGAGTTCACCTCCGTGGACACCTACAAGCAGGTATCAGAGGTCAACCTGTGGGGCACCATCAGGGTCACCAAGGCTCTTCTGCCGTTAATCCGCAGGGCCAAAG GCCGTGTCGTGAACCTGGCCAGCATGTACGGGAGGATGGGAAATGCCTTGCGGTCCCCTTACTGCGTATCTAAATACGGTGTGGAGGCTTTTTCTGATTGCCTTCGCTATGAGATGAAGACCTGGGGCGTCAAAGTGTCCATAGTGGAACCGGGGAACTTCATCGTGGCCACCGGCATCCTGACCCGAGAGATTGTGACCACCACGGCCAATAAGCTGTGGAGTGAGGCACCATCCCAAGTGAAGGAGGATTATGGGAAAGCCCACTTCGAGAAGCACATGGCTCTGATGCGCTCTTACTGCAACAGCGGACAGAAGGATGTAGCCCCCGTTCTGGATGACATCACTGACGCCATCATGTCCAAGCGTCCCTACACGCGGTACAACCCCATGGAGCCACACTGGTGGATCAGAGTTCAGCTGATGACACATCTGCCTGGAGCCATATCTGACTTGTTGTACTTCTAG